A window from Bacteroidales bacterium encodes these proteins:
- a CDS encoding alpha/beta hydrolase yields the protein MGINPTDYYLELSPVDKFHVKVWVPSENPGSIVFLLHGLADHSGRFDHVAEAFCNAGHIFIAPDLRGNGLTTGKRGHFESIDQIIGDIDFIINHFRKSWPDIPLVIYGQSMGGNLALNYGLRRQASIQLLISSSPWLHLANPPAKLVAFAGNLLGYIMPSLTIPNGINAFELCHDQAICKAYEKDPLVHGKISLNTYRIITEAGVWALENAQTLGIPLLLLHGTSDRITLFNSSQSFASNNSPYCTFKSYEGLFHELHNEPEREQILAFILNWLNQQLENIH from the coding sequence ATGGGGATCAATCCAACAGATTATTATCTTGAATTAAGTCCGGTTGACAAATTCCACGTAAAAGTCTGGGTGCCTTCTGAAAATCCAGGAAGCATTGTTTTCCTGTTGCATGGACTAGCTGATCACAGTGGACGATTTGATCATGTAGCTGAGGCTTTTTGCAATGCAGGACATATCTTTATTGCTCCTGACCTAAGGGGGAATGGCCTCACTACCGGTAAACGCGGACATTTTGAGTCCATCGATCAGATCATTGGTGACATTGATTTCATCATTAATCATTTTCGGAAATCATGGCCCGATATTCCCCTGGTAATTTATGGACAAAGTATGGGAGGTAACCTGGCCTTGAATTATGGACTTAGACGACAAGCCTCAATTCAATTGCTGATCTCTTCAAGTCCCTGGCTGCATCTGGCCAATCCCCCTGCCAAACTTGTTGCTTTTGCCGGCAACCTGCTTGGATATATAATGCCTTCATTAACCATTCCCAATGGGATTAATGCCTTTGAACTATGCCACGATCAGGCGATCTGCAAGGCATATGAAAAGGACCCGCTGGTGCATGGGAAAATATCTTTAAATACTTATCGAATCATAACAGAAGCCGGTGTTTGGGCCCTGGAAAATGCTCAAACCCTGGGAATACCGCTACTCCTGCTTCATGGGACCAGCGATCGCATCACCTTATTTAATTCAAGTCAAAGTTTTGCATCAAATAATTCTCCATATTGCACCTTCAAATCATATGAAGGCCTGTTTCATGAACTACATAATGAACCGGAAAGAGAACAAATTCTTGCCTTCATCCTGAATTGGCTCAACCAACAACTCGAAAACATTCATTGA
- the fucP gene encoding L-fucose:H+ symporter permease yields the protein MALSENKSSKLIASGLIVPFILTTSLFFLWGIPNNLNDVLIRQFMKSFELTRFQAGLIQSAFYMGYFLLAMPAAMIMRRFGYKTGLVIGLFLYGFGCFLFWPAALIGEYGFFLFALFVIATGLAFLETGANPLITVLGNPESSERRLNFSQAFNPIGSITGVLIGTVFIFSGIEHDETKVEAMKVSGEYASYLQHETMRVVTPYLVLAGVTLLMAFLIMKTRFPHIDDGDSDVKNGNKIKFTHLFRYPHFVKGVIAQFFYVGAQVGTWSFFIQYVQDYTGQNEKIAGYFLTGTLVAFMLGRFSATLLMKNIQPHKLMGLYSIINVLLVLVSVVMPGWVGLWAIFLTSFFMSLMFPTIFALGIKGLGPYTKIGGSMIVMAIIGGAFWTPIMGLIAENGSMALAMLVPLIAYLYITWYSYYGSRPSGELPQLQ from the coding sequence ATGGCATTATCTGAAAATAAATCATCGAAACTGATTGCATCAGGATTAATTGTTCCCTTCATACTTACCACCAGCTTATTTTTCCTTTGGGGCATCCCCAATAATCTGAACGATGTTCTCATCAGGCAATTTATGAAATCATTTGAACTTACCCGCTTTCAGGCAGGATTGATTCAATCAGCCTTTTATATGGGGTATTTTCTTTTGGCTATGCCGGCGGCTATGATCATGAGACGATTTGGATATAAGACAGGGCTCGTAATTGGCCTGTTTCTTTATGGATTTGGTTGTTTTCTCTTTTGGCCGGCTGCTTTGATTGGTGAGTATGGATTCTTTTTATTTGCCTTGTTTGTGATTGCTACTGGTTTGGCATTTCTTGAGACCGGTGCTAACCCTCTTATAACTGTCCTCGGAAACCCTGAATCTTCTGAGAGAAGGTTGAATTTTTCACAGGCATTTAATCCCATCGGATCAATAACAGGTGTATTAATTGGTACAGTCTTTATTTTTTCCGGGATTGAACATGATGAAACAAAAGTTGAAGCAATGAAGGTTTCTGGTGAATATGCCTCATACCTTCAGCATGAAACCATGAGAGTGGTAACTCCGTATCTTGTCCTGGCAGGAGTCACTTTACTGATGGCTTTCCTGATCATGAAGACCCGCTTCCCGCACATTGATGATGGTGATTCCGATGTAAAGAATGGCAATAAGATTAAATTCACCCACTTGTTCCGTTATCCTCATTTTGTGAAAGGCGTGATCGCCCAGTTCTTCTATGTGGGTGCACAGGTAGGGACCTGGAGTTTCTTTATTCAGTATGTGCAGGACTATACCGGACAAAATGAAAAAATAGCCGGTTATTTTCTTACCGGCACCCTTGTGGCTTTTATGCTTGGAAGGTTTTCGGCCACTCTGCTCATGAAAAACATACAACCTCATAAACTAATGGGACTCTATTCCATTATTAATGTGCTATTGGTACTGGTAAGTGTTGTAATGCCTGGTTGGGTTGGTTTGTGGGCGATCTTCCTCACCAGTTTCTTTATGTCGTTGATGTTCCCGACTATCTTTGCCCTTGGGATCAAAGGCCTGGGGCCTTATACCAAAATTGGGGGTTCCATGATTGTAATGGCCATTATTGGCGGAGCTTTCTGGACTCCGATCATGGGCCTGATTGCTGAAAATGGCAGTATGGCCCTTGCAATGCTGGTTCCTTTGATCGCCTATCTATATATTACATGGTATAGCTACTATGGATCCAGACCTTCCGGTGAACTGCCTCAGCTACAATAG
- a CDS encoding aldo/keto reductase, with protein sequence MQYRYLGSSGLKVSEVCFGVMTFNGGKKSEIGSIEQPLANELTMFALDNGINFFDTADVYSLGVSETMLGAALGSRRKDAIVATKVRFPMSTHPNSTGLSRYHIIESCNASLKRLNTDYIDLYQVHSYDPGTPLDETLRAMDDLVRSGKVRYIGCSNLTAWQTMKSLAISEKMNLEKFITTQLYYSIGARDIEHELIPFCQDQQLGILCWSPLSGGFFTGKYTRSNRLPENSRRSQREASTLKYWATDEEKGFELLDVIESLTSKYQKTIAQIALRWVLQRPAVTSVIIGASNLNQLRENTGCSEWQLDEEDMDRLTELGRMPVPYPQSHQLTSDKR encoded by the coding sequence ATGCAATACAGGTATCTCGGATCATCAGGACTTAAAGTGTCAGAAGTCTGCTTTGGTGTTATGACCTTCAATGGGGGAAAAAAGAGTGAAATCGGTTCTATTGAGCAACCTTTGGCCAATGAACTCACTATGTTTGCCCTTGATAATGGAATCAATTTCTTTGATACTGCTGATGTTTATTCATTGGGAGTATCTGAAACGATGCTGGGTGCAGCCTTGGGAAGCAGGAGAAAAGATGCAATTGTTGCCACAAAGGTGCGCTTCCCCATGAGTACGCATCCGAATTCTACCGGGTTATCCAGGTACCATATCATCGAAAGTTGCAATGCCAGTCTGAAAAGGCTGAATACTGATTATATCGATCTTTACCAGGTTCATTCGTATGATCCTGGCACCCCGCTCGATGAAACATTAAGGGCAATGGACGATTTGGTGAGAAGTGGCAAGGTTCGTTATATCGGTTGCTCCAATCTCACTGCATGGCAAACGATGAAGTCGCTGGCGATTTCCGAAAAAATGAACCTGGAGAAATTTATCACAACACAGTTATACTATTCCATCGGGGCCCGGGATATCGAGCATGAACTTATTCCCTTTTGCCAGGATCAGCAACTTGGCATCCTTTGCTGGAGCCCCTTATCAGGTGGATTTTTCACCGGCAAATACACCCGAAGCAATCGTTTGCCCGAGAATTCACGACGCAGCCAAAGAGAAGCTTCTACCTTGAAATACTGGGCTACTGATGAGGAAAAAGGTTTTGAATTGTTAGATGTGATAGAATCCCTTACTTCCAAATACCAGAAAACCATTGCACAAATTGCTCTTAGATGGGTTCTGCAACGTCCTGCTGTTACATCTGTTATCATTGGGGCATCCAACCTCAACCAACTCAGGGAGAATACAGGTTGTTCCGAATGGCAGCTTGATGAAGAGGATATGGATAGGCTCACTGAACTGGGGAGAATGCCTGTCCCCTACCCACAAAGCCATCAACTAACCTCAGATAAGAGATAA
- a CDS encoding T9SS type A sorting domain-containing protein: MWHLISSPVSGQNICDGNFAPTTGNFNSTTGATYDFYRWSEAVVSGNLNWLNLKNSDWSLNTTDFGATPQFGVSTGYLVAYSSGFAGSSTKSFAGTLTTGDQTVTLGTGGNTWNLIGNPFASAIDWDGVTKSNLDGGYYYVYNENKSGGAGYESYLDASHKTSGANGKISNTQGFFVKASGSSLVLPNSARVHNNNWMKSSLASNQLKLTLGNETNFDEAFVIFEEVGSTNKDFYDAEKLISLDETIPQIATTLEDGKNLSINSMPFSIMGFSIPVNSTIKVEGSYTLSLEGLESFPMTPGIMLEDTKTSTFHDFTQTSVYSFTAENNEDPHRFILHFAGVTSIDNPEETLQLLVFATATSLNIKAPVALSGQVTLSDLSGRIIRSGNLQSGSLLTIEKPSCPGIYMVNLFSRQGVVTQKLIVQ; the protein is encoded by the coding sequence TTGTGGCATTTAATTTCATCACCTGTCTCAGGACAGAACATCTGTGATGGGAATTTTGCACCTACAACAGGTAACTTTAACTCTACTACCGGTGCTACTTATGATTTTTATCGTTGGAGTGAAGCTGTAGTGTCAGGAAATCTGAACTGGTTGAATCTAAAGAATTCTGACTGGTCACTCAATACCACTGATTTTGGTGCAACTCCACAATTTGGAGTATCTACAGGATACCTGGTGGCATATAGTTCCGGTTTTGCCGGTAGTTCTACAAAATCTTTTGCAGGAACACTAACTACAGGTGATCAGACAGTTACTCTTGGGACAGGTGGAAATACCTGGAATTTAATTGGAAATCCTTTCGCTTCCGCTATTGATTGGGATGGAGTTACCAAATCGAACCTGGATGGAGGATATTACTATGTTTATAACGAGAATAAGTCGGGCGGAGCAGGTTATGAATCATACCTGGATGCTTCACATAAAACAAGCGGAGCTAATGGGAAAATTTCAAATACACAAGGTTTCTTTGTAAAAGCATCGGGCTCCTCATTGGTACTTCCAAATTCTGCCAGGGTACATAACAATAACTGGATGAAGAGCTCCTTAGCCAGCAATCAGCTAAAACTTACGCTTGGCAACGAAACCAATTTTGATGAAGCATTTGTAATATTTGAAGAGGTTGGTTCAACCAATAAAGATTTTTATGATGCAGAAAAGCTCATAAGCCTTGATGAGACTATTCCACAGATAGCCACTACTCTTGAGGATGGCAAGAATCTGTCGATCAACTCCATGCCATTCAGTATCATGGGTTTCAGCATCCCGGTGAATTCCACAATTAAGGTTGAAGGTTCATATACTTTATCTCTCGAAGGATTGGAATCATTTCCAATGACACCCGGAATTATGCTGGAAGATACTAAAACAAGTACTTTTCATGATTTTACTCAAACATCTGTTTATAGTTTTACAGCTGAAAACAATGAAGATCCTCATCGTTTTATTCTTCATTTTGCTGGTGTTACGAGTATTGATAATCCTGAAGAAACGCTTCAGCTGCTTGTTTTTGCAACAGCAACTTCACTGAATATAAAAGCTCCGGTTGCACTTAGTGGTCAGGTTACTTTATCTGACCTGAGTGGCAGGATTATCCGTTCAGGCAATCTGCAATCAGGATCGCTGTTAACTATTGAAAAACCCTCATGTCCTGGAATATACATGGTTAATCTTTTCTCCAGGCAAGGGGTTGTCACTCAAAAGTTAATTGTCCAGTAA
- a CDS encoding calcium/sodium antiporter, with protein sequence MLLSVLYILLSLVLLYFGADWLVKGSSLFAFRKGISPLIIGLTIVAFGTSSPELLVSIMAAIDQQGGIAIGNVIGSNIFNICVILGIAALVSPLKIKLQILKIDIPVVIGSTLIFMLMFRDRSIDRYEGMILLAFLIIYTVVNIHLARKEKNKEVLEEYSAEIPVKLKSRWMEYALMLGGLLLLLAGSKLLVFGAVDVARALGVGETIIGLTIIAAGTSMPELATSAFAAYRKEYDIAIGNVIGSCTFNLLGILGIASIVNPISALAISNIDLYILLGTSLILLPFFRTKFTLKKDEAFILLFLYGIYLYYLWPK encoded by the coding sequence ATGTTGCTTTCGGTTTTATACATCCTTCTCTCTTTGGTCCTGTTGTATTTTGGGGCAGATTGGCTTGTTAAGGGAAGTTCCCTGTTTGCCTTCAGAAAAGGAATAAGTCCTCTCATCATAGGCTTGACCATTGTTGCCTTTGGCACCAGTTCTCCTGAATTGCTTGTGAGTATTATGGCCGCTATTGACCAGCAGGGTGGGATTGCCATTGGCAATGTTATTGGAAGTAATATTTTCAATATTTGCGTGATCCTTGGCATAGCAGCATTAGTTTCCCCCCTGAAAATCAAACTTCAGATCCTGAAAATAGATATTCCTGTTGTAATTGGCAGTACATTGATATTTATGCTGATGTTCAGGGACAGGTCTATTGACAGGTATGAAGGAATGATATTATTAGCTTTTCTGATCATATACACTGTTGTAAATATACATCTGGCCCGAAAAGAGAAAAATAAGGAGGTGCTGGAAGAATATTCGGCTGAAATTCCAGTCAAACTCAAGAGCAGGTGGATGGAGTATGCATTAATGCTTGGAGGGCTGCTTCTTCTTTTAGCCGGGTCAAAATTACTGGTATTTGGAGCCGTGGATGTAGCAAGAGCTCTGGGTGTAGGCGAAACAATTATCGGGCTTACCATTATTGCTGCAGGCACCAGCATGCCTGAACTAGCTACCTCCGCATTCGCTGCCTATAGAAAGGAATATGATATTGCAATCGGGAATGTGATTGGCTCCTGTACATTCAATCTACTGGGTATCCTGGGAATAGCCTCTATTGTGAATCCCATCTCAGCCCTGGCTATTTCCAACATCGACTTATATATTTTACTGGGAACCAGCCTTATCTTACTACCCTTTTTCCGGACCAAATTTACATTGAAAAAGGATGAAGCTTTCATCTTACTTTTTTTGTATGGAATCTACCTTTATTATCTTTGGCCAAAATAG
- the ftcD gene encoding glutamate formimidoyltransferase has protein sequence MKQLIECVPNFSEGRNMAIIKQITDQIETIEGVRLLDVDPGAATNRTVVTFVGEPEAVIAAAFLAVKKASELIDMKQHKGEHPRFGATDVCPLVPIAGISMEETVQYARRLAEKIGTELGIPVYCYENAAFTEERRNLANNRAGEYEGLSRKLADAHWKPDFGPAGFNEHVANTGATAVGARDFLVAYNVNLNTTSTRRANAVAFDIREKGRPVREGNPFTGKIKKDENGKEVWIPGTLKACKAIGWFIEEYGIAQVSINLTNISITSVHMAFEESCKRAQERGMRVTGSELVGLIPKNALLEAGKYFLAKQNRSLGVSESELIKIAVKSLGLDDLKPFNPQEKIIEYLLEDPNDKKLVNLSLEGFANETASESPAPGGGSVSAAMGAMGISLATMVANLSSHKAGWDERWEEFSQFAEKGQKIKDELLYLIDEDTRAFNRIMDAFGMAKGTDEAKAARDQAIQDATKYAIEIPFRVMKLSYESMDVIKAMAEHGNPNSVTDAGVGALAARSAVMGAFLNVKINASGLKDQNYVSEIMIEGSKIESLASALEQDILAIVNGKIR, from the coding sequence ATGAAACAGCTCATTGAATGTGTACCCAATTTTTCTGAAGGCCGGAATATGGCCATCATTAAACAGATTACGGATCAGATTGAAACTATTGAAGGGGTCAGGTTATTGGATGTGGATCCGGGAGCGGCAACAAACCGAACCGTAGTCACTTTTGTCGGAGAACCTGAAGCTGTTATTGCAGCTGCTTTCCTGGCCGTTAAAAAGGCTTCTGAACTCATTGATATGAAGCAGCATAAGGGAGAACATCCCCGTTTCGGTGCTACAGATGTTTGTCCATTAGTACCAATCGCAGGTATCAGTATGGAAGAGACTGTTCAGTATGCGCGCCGTTTAGCTGAGAAGATAGGGACAGAACTGGGTATCCCGGTTTATTGTTACGAAAATGCAGCATTCACTGAAGAAAGAAGAAATCTTGCCAATAATCGGGCAGGAGAATATGAAGGATTATCCAGGAAACTGGCCGATGCACACTGGAAGCCGGATTTTGGTCCTGCCGGATTCAATGAACATGTTGCCAATACAGGGGCTACAGCAGTTGGAGCCAGGGATTTCCTGGTTGCCTACAATGTTAATCTGAATACTACCTCAACGCGCAGGGCCAATGCGGTTGCCTTCGATATCAGGGAAAAAGGCCGTCCTGTCAGGGAAGGGAACCCGTTTACCGGGAAGATTAAAAAAGATGAGAATGGAAAAGAAGTCTGGATTCCGGGAACTCTTAAAGCTTGTAAAGCCATCGGCTGGTTCATTGAAGAATATGGGATTGCCCAGGTCTCAATCAATTTGACCAATATTAGTATCACATCGGTACATATGGCTTTTGAAGAATCCTGCAAAAGAGCCCAGGAAAGGGGGATGCGCGTTACCGGTTCTGAGTTGGTAGGACTTATCCCGAAAAATGCACTTTTAGAGGCAGGGAAATATTTTCTGGCGAAGCAAAACCGCTCGTTAGGAGTTTCTGAATCAGAGTTGATAAAGATTGCAGTAAAATCACTCGGTCTGGACGATCTGAAGCCTTTTAACCCACAGGAAAAAATCATTGAATATCTTCTGGAAGACCCTAATGATAAGAAACTCGTTAACCTGAGTCTTGAAGGTTTTGCCAATGAAACCGCATCAGAGTCTCCTGCACCCGGGGGAGGGTCAGTATCTGCAGCAATGGGAGCTATGGGTATTTCTCTTGCAACCATGGTAGCTAATCTTTCCAGCCATAAAGCTGGTTGGGATGAGCGCTGGGAAGAGTTTAGCCAATTCGCAGAAAAAGGTCAGAAGATCAAGGATGAGTTACTCTATCTTATCGATGAGGATACCAGGGCCTTCAACAGGATCATGGATGCTTTCGGAATGGCAAAAGGAACAGATGAAGCCAAAGCTGCAAGAGATCAGGCCATTCAGGACGCCACCAAATATGCCATTGAAATACCATTCAGAGTGATGAAGCTTTCCTATGAGAGTATGGATGTTATCAAGGCTATGGCTGAGCATGGTAATCCGAATTCGGTGACCGACGCCGGAGTAGGTGCATTGGCTGCAAGATCAGCGGTGATGGGTGCTTTCCTCAATGTGAAGATCAATGCTTCCGGACTAAAGGATCAGAATTATGTTTCTGAAATTATGATAGAAGGAAGTAAAATTGAATCCCTTGCATCTGCCCTTGAACAGGATATTCTGGCTATCGTGAATGGAAAGATCAGGTAG
- the hydF gene encoding [FeFe] hydrogenase H-cluster maturation GTPase HydF: MSKGKSSTPHIGIFGRRNNGKSSMVNFLAGQEVSIVSEVAGTTTDPVKKSFEIGGLGPVVFIDTAGIDDIGGLGEKRVARTLDIIKTIDLAILIITRNTFGEFEKNLVAEFREFDIPFFVVHNKSDLMAIYPETRRLIQTSYSTDVLDMNMSLTGSTQKLIDLIRKYMPETAWKPVTLVGDLISYGDVVLLITPIDIEAPEGRLILPQVQVIRDILDNDGIAIVCKEREIDSFVRKMSPKPKLVITDSQVFLKADASIPRDIPLTSFSIVLARQKGDFQSFLKGTPHISKLQDGDKVLILESCSHHVSCDDIGRVKIPRWLSNFTGKQLTYEVVAGLNSIPGQMTDYAMVIQCGGCMITRKQLINRLKPAIDAGIPVSNYGMAIAYAHGIYHRAVAPFLSQQQQGSEYL, translated from the coding sequence ATGTCAAAAGGAAAATCTTCAACCCCTCATATCGGGATTTTTGGTCGCAGAAATAACGGGAAAAGCTCCATGGTAAATTTTCTGGCAGGGCAGGAGGTATCCATTGTTTCTGAAGTTGCAGGCACTACCACCGATCCTGTGAAGAAATCATTCGAGATTGGCGGACTTGGGCCTGTTGTCTTTATCGACACTGCCGGTATTGATGATATAGGTGGATTAGGCGAAAAAAGAGTGGCCCGTACCCTGGATATTATCAAAACCATCGACCTGGCCATCCTGATCATAACACGAAATACTTTTGGCGAATTCGAAAAGAACCTGGTAGCTGAGTTCAGGGAGTTTGATATTCCCTTTTTCGTAGTTCATAACAAGTCAGATCTCATGGCCATTTACCCTGAGACCAGGCGGTTGATTCAGACTTCATACTCAACAGATGTACTTGATATGAATATGTCGCTGACTGGAAGTACTCAGAAGCTCATTGATCTGATCCGGAAGTATATGCCGGAAACTGCATGGAAACCCGTGACCCTGGTGGGTGACCTGATCAGCTATGGGGATGTTGTTCTTCTCATTACCCCGATAGATATTGAAGCTCCCGAAGGCAGGTTAATTCTTCCACAAGTGCAGGTAATAAGGGATATACTTGACAATGATGGCATTGCAATCGTTTGCAAGGAGCGCGAAATTGATTCTTTTGTCAGGAAAATGAGCCCAAAGCCTAAATTGGTGATTACTGACAGCCAGGTATTTCTGAAAGCAGATGCTTCCATTCCCAGGGATATTCCTTTGACAAGCTTTAGTATTGTTTTGGCAAGGCAAAAAGGTGATTTTCAAAGTTTTCTGAAAGGTACACCGCACATTTCGAAGTTACAGGATGGTGATAAAGTATTGATTCTCGAATCCTGCAGCCACCATGTTTCATGTGATGATATTGGGAGAGTAAAGATTCCGCGATGGTTGAGTAATTTTACAGGAAAACAGCTCACTTACGAGGTGGTTGCCGGTTTGAACAGCATTCCGGGCCAGATGACTGATTATGCTATGGTTATTCAGTGCGGAGGGTGTATGATTACCCGCAAACAATTGATTAACCGTTTGAAACCAGCGATTGATGCCGGAATTCCGGTTTCCAATTATGGCATGGCTATCGCTTATGCACATGGGATCTATCATAGGGCGGTTGCCCCTTTTCTCAGTCAGCAGCAGCAAGGGTCAGAATATCTTTAA
- a CDS encoding AMP-binding protein: protein MLKENFVQYLEEGIKKNWENTSLSDFKGESYTYADVASNILCLHRLMKDSGIKPQDKVVLLGKNSARWGMIYLAVTSYGAVIVPVLPDFKPADLHQIIIHSDAVLLFADESIYQKLDPQHLKALKGGISINEFKLLFSNDKLLDQAFFEHHPSSPGKTELSSFSLPAIANDQLAVISYTSGTSGFIKGVMLEHNSLAANIRYAQRNMPLNAGDRIVSFLPLAHAFGCAFEFLFPFTLGCSVTILTKTPTPQIIMSAFQEIKPALILSVPLVIEKIFKKQLVPVIGKFHMRLLLYVPGIKDVILKKIREKLVAVFGGNFREIVVGGAPFNHEAEMFFRKMKFPFTVGYGMTECGPLISYISWDKLKVGSSGIAVDTLEMKIESSKPASIPGEILVRGENVMRGYYKNDELTREIIDEEGWMHTGDLGLMDKDGNLFIKGRSKSMILGANGKNIYPDEIESLLNNQFAVGESLVVQRNGKLVALIFPDPETIEKNNITPVMLNKLFERHLRVINHKMPKYMKLSAFDLQEAEFVKTPKRSIKRFLYN from the coding sequence ATGTTAAAAGAAAACTTTGTCCAATACCTTGAAGAAGGTATCAAAAAGAACTGGGAGAATACATCATTATCTGATTTTAAGGGAGAATCATATACTTATGCGGATGTAGCCTCCAATATTTTATGCCTCCACCGCCTGATGAAAGATTCCGGGATTAAACCACAGGACAAAGTGGTGCTGCTTGGTAAAAATTCGGCACGCTGGGGTATGATATACCTGGCTGTTACTTCTTATGGAGCTGTGATTGTGCCTGTTCTCCCTGATTTTAAACCTGCTGATCTGCACCAGATTATCATTCATTCAGATGCAGTTTTGCTTTTTGCAGATGAATCCATCTATCAAAAACTGGATCCTCAGCATTTAAAAGCTCTAAAAGGAGGTATATCAATTAATGAGTTCAAACTTCTTTTTTCAAATGATAAACTTTTGGACCAGGCATTCTTTGAGCATCATCCCTCTTCGCCGGGTAAAACAGAGTTATCTTCCTTCAGTCTTCCTGCCATTGCTAATGATCAGTTAGCAGTGATCAGTTATACGTCAGGAACCTCCGGATTCATTAAAGGGGTAATGCTTGAACACAACAGCCTGGCTGCCAATATCCGTTATGCCCAGCGTAATATGCCTTTGAATGCCGGCGACAGAATAGTATCTTTCCTTCCACTGGCCCATGCATTTGGTTGCGCCTTTGAATTCCTTTTTCCTTTTACTCTGGGTTGCAGTGTAACGATCCTGACAAAGACGCCCACACCCCAGATTATTATGTCCGCTTTCCAGGAGATCAAGCCTGCACTCATTCTTTCGGTGCCGCTTGTAATTGAGAAAATTTTCAAGAAACAACTGGTGCCTGTAATTGGGAAATTTCATATGCGACTGTTGCTGTATGTCCCTGGTATCAAAGATGTTATACTTAAGAAAATTCGGGAGAAACTGGTGGCAGTATTTGGTGGAAACTTCAGGGAAATTGTTGTTGGAGGAGCCCCTTTCAACCACGAAGCAGAAATGTTTTTCAGAAAAATGAAATTTCCTTTTACTGTTGGATATGGTATGACTGAATGCGGACCATTGATCAGTTACATAAGTTGGGATAAACTTAAAGTCGGATCCTCCGGCATCGCGGTTGATACCCTCGAAATGAAAATTGAATCATCCAAACCTGCTTCCATCCCTGGTGAAATATTAGTCAGAGGTGAAAATGTAATGAGGGGTTACTATAAAAATGACGAGCTAACCCGCGAGATTATTGATGAAGAGGGCTGGATGCATACCGGGGACCTGGGGTTAATGGATAAAGACGGCAACCTTTTTATCAAAGGCAGAAGCAAGAGTATGATTCTCGGTGCTAATGGAAAGAACATATATCCTGACGAAATTGAATCCTTGCTCAATAACCAGTTTGCTGTCGGAGAATCATTGGTTGTTCAAAGAAATGGCAAACTTGTAGCCCTGATTTTCCCGGATCCTGAAACCATTGAGAAGAATAATATCACTCCTGTGATGCTGAATAAGCTTTTTGAAAGGCATTTGAGAGTTATCAACCATAAGATGCCAAAGTACATGAAGCTCTCTGCATTTGATCTTCAGGAAGCGGAATTTGTAAAAACACCGAAAAGGAGTATAAAACGGTTCCTGTATAATTAG
- a CDS encoding copper homeostasis protein CutC codes for MDRSENVLEIAVFSLEAAILAEKSGADRVELCSAPAEGGLTPSIATIRLAKQLLQIPVHVMIRPREGDFCYSDFEFENILLDIEAALEAGADGIVCGILLKDGQIDEQRMKLVRDLSYPRKLVFHRAFDMSNDLFNSMDSLIKTGIDIILTSGGKQTALEGVTILKKLVQKAQNRIKILPGSGISLDNAEYILKESGANSIHLSAKKLYPGKMLYKNEYVRMGGTFNVPEYDLLLPEEEVIKKIKNLIN; via the coding sequence ATGGATCGATCTGAAAATGTATTGGAAATTGCTGTGTTTTCGCTGGAGGCTGCAATATTGGCCGAGAAATCCGGGGCCGACAGGGTTGAATTATGCTCTGCTCCTGCCGAAGGTGGCCTCACTCCAAGCATTGCAACTATCAGGCTGGCTAAACAACTATTGCAAATACCTGTTCATGTTATGATTCGTCCGAGGGAAGGTGATTTCTGTTATTCTGATTTTGAATTTGAGAATATCCTGCTGGACATAGAAGCTGCCCTGGAGGCCGGAGCTGATGGAATTGTCTGTGGAATTCTTTTAAAGGATGGACAGATTGATGAACAGAGAATGAAACTGGTACGTGATCTGTCATACCCACGGAAACTGGTATTTCACAGGGCTTTCGACATGTCAAATGACCTTTTTAATTCAATGGATTCATTAATAAAAACAGGAATTGATATCATTCTCACTTCCGGAGGAAAACAGACGGCCTTGGAAGGTGTTACTATATTAAAAAAACTTGTTCAGAAAGCACAAAACAGGATCAAAATTTTGCCAGGCAGTGGAATATCACTTGATAATGCAGAATATATTTTAAAAGAATCAGGTGCAAATTCGATTCATCTTTCAGCAAAAAAACTTTATCCTGGCAAAATGCTTTATAAGAATGAGTATGTTAGGATGGGTGGAACATTCAATGTTCCGGAATATGATCTTCTTCTTCCAGAGGAGGAAGTCATTAAAAAAATTAAAAATCTGATCAATTAA